The region TCCAGCCGCCGCCGTTGCCCACGTAGGTGCCTTTTCCCATCTCGCCGTCGGGCCAGCGGATCGCCATATCTTCGTGATTACCTCGCACGGCGTGAAACCACGTCTTGCCGATCCAGTCGAGTGCGCAATGCGACTCCGGGCCGCGATCCACAAGATCTCCCACGCTGAATAAGCGGTCGACATCTTCGTCGAAGCCGATCTCATCGAGGGCTGCCGCGAGGCGCGAAAACTTGCCGTGGATATCGCCGACGGCGAAGTCGCGGCCCACGATATTTCTCGCGAAACGGTTGACTAGGGTATTCAAGGCGACCTCCTTCTCTTCGTTGATCAGATTGACCTGGCGCTGCACCCGTGAAGAACGTCGTGCCCGTTGCGTTACGCGCGCGATGGAGCCCTCGGTTGGCCGGCGTTTGTGGGTAGTAGCGATACGTATGATGATAGTATCAAACGCTACGCCAAATCAAGAAATGATTGTTCCCGCGTAGCTTGTGCTACGCTATGCGCCATGAACGAGATCGAACTAGCCCGCTTGCGCGTTGACCGGCTGCACGCGGCAATCAGAAAGGTCACTGGCACCCCGGACAAGCCCGAGGGGAACCAGACGCTATTTGGGCGCCTCCTGGAATATAAGGACGGCGCTTTCGTGCGTCAGATGCTTTCCGGTGCGAAACCCGTCACCGAGAAAACCATCCGGAAGATCGAAGCGCTTCCCGGCATGGCGGACTGGTTCGCGGCGCGTGCCGACGTGACGGGCGCCGCGGCGCCTCGCCGGAAAGCGCGTGCCAGCACGGCGGGCGATGGAACGACCGGGAGCGCAAGAGCGGATGTACTTGAGAAATTGCTGCCGGAAGGTAGCGGTAACGTAGTCACCTGGGAAACGCCGGACGATCTCGAGCCTGACGAAGATCGAGTCTGGATCGACCGTTACGACT is a window of Paraburkholderia sp. D15 DNA encoding:
- a CDS encoding S24 family peptidase, producing the protein MNEIELARLRVDRLHAAIRKVTGTPDKPEGNQTLFGRLLEYKDGAFVRQMLSGAKPVTEKTIRKIEALPGMADWFAARADVTGAAAPRRKARASTAGDGTTGSARADVLEKLLPEGSGNVVTWETPDDLEPDEDRVWIDRYDYRYSAGNGVIQWEVRQKKALPFDIGFFKALGVRPQDCRLAQVHGRSMEPYLFHRDMMMICMAKKRVRDGLIYAVTFEDEPLVKQIFKEPEGALRLHSYNPEFPDKIIAADQLEGLQIAGEVVYRSGSGLAGGN